The Halomicrobium salinisoli genome contains a region encoding:
- a CDS encoding zinc-dependent alcohol dehydrogenase: MKAIVQTGSEQIEVQEREQPTPGPDEVLVEVHSAGLCGSDAHAYRYDGGYEWIPIPRIMGHEYSGRVAEVGENVDQFEVGQKVIEEPIHDCGHCFQCKNGQENVCQNFSITGMHNDGAYADYTVVGERHLHEVPESVPLRDAAITEPTSIATRAVLDQSETTPGDDVLVEGPGPIGVLSAVVADSLGANVVVSGLGKDTSYRLPLLEDQGIDTVNVQDRDPETVAEERTDGGGFDVVVDATGHRSGLESGLDYVRKGGQFVMVGIPNEEAEVFMAPAVRGEVEVNTSYGSKWRNFEQALRLMEGDAIDVDAIVDTSYDADEPEEAFRAFLESETCKPVFTFGED; the protein is encoded by the coding sequence ATGAAGGCAATCGTGCAGACGGGTTCCGAACAGATCGAGGTACAGGAGCGGGAGCAGCCGACGCCGGGGCCGGACGAGGTGCTCGTCGAGGTCCACTCGGCCGGGCTGTGCGGGAGCGACGCCCACGCCTACAGGTACGACGGCGGATACGAGTGGATCCCCATTCCGCGGATCATGGGCCACGAGTACTCGGGACGGGTGGCCGAGGTGGGTGAGAACGTCGATCAGTTCGAGGTCGGCCAGAAGGTCATCGAGGAGCCGATCCACGACTGCGGCCACTGCTTCCAGTGCAAGAACGGCCAGGAGAACGTCTGTCAGAACTTCTCCATCACCGGGATGCACAACGACGGTGCCTACGCCGACTACACTGTCGTCGGCGAGCGCCACCTCCACGAGGTCCCCGAGAGCGTCCCGCTGCGGGACGCGGCGATCACCGAGCCCACCAGCATCGCGACGCGGGCCGTCCTCGACCAGTCCGAGACGACCCCGGGCGACGACGTCCTCGTCGAGGGCCCCGGCCCCATCGGCGTGCTGTCGGCTGTCGTCGCCGACTCGCTGGGCGCGAACGTCGTCGTCTCCGGCCTCGGCAAGGACACGTCCTACCGGCTCCCCCTCCTCGAAGACCAGGGCATCGACACGGTCAACGTTCAGGACCGGGACCCCGAGACCGTCGCCGAAGAGCGCACCGACGGCGGCGGCTTCGACGTCGTCGTCGACGCCACCGGCCATCGCAGCGGTCTCGAGTCGGGCCTCGACTACGTCCGCAAGGGCGGCCAGTTCGTCATGGTGGGCATCCCGAACGAGGAGGCCGAGGTGTTCATGGCCCCGGCGGTCCGCGGCGAGGTCGAGGTCAACACCTCCTACGGCTCGAAGTGGCGCAACTTCGAGCAGGCGCTGCGGCTGATGGAGGGCGACGCCATCGACGTCGACGCGATCGTGGACACCTCCTACGACGCCGACGAACCGGAAGAGGCCTTCCGGGCGTTCCTCGAGTCCGAGACCTGCAAGCCCGTGTTCACCTTCGGCGAGGACTAG
- a CDS encoding IclR family transcriptional regulator, whose amino-acid sequence MAEDSDRNRVKTARTTFAVLEELKRRDGATVTELSDAVELSNSSVHNYLTTLEEDGYVVREGDAYRLGLRFLDFGGRARRRERLYEVARDEVTALARETGELANLLVEEHGRGIYLHRAYGEDAVGTDSHVGQRVHLHDSALGKAILAHLPRERVRGILDRHGMPATTENTVTDRDELFEELERVRERGFALDDEGRVKGLRCVAVPIVTNDGAVEGAISVSGPTSRFGDQRFREALPARLESVANVIELDITYA is encoded by the coding sequence ATGGCGGAGGACTCGGATCGCAACAGGGTCAAGACGGCCAGGACCACGTTCGCCGTCCTCGAGGAGCTGAAGCGCCGCGACGGGGCGACGGTGACCGAACTGTCGGACGCCGTCGAGCTCTCGAACAGCAGCGTCCACAACTACCTCACGACGCTCGAGGAGGACGGGTACGTCGTCCGCGAGGGCGACGCGTACCGACTCGGCCTCCGGTTCCTCGACTTCGGCGGCCGGGCCCGGCGTCGCGAGCGGCTCTACGAGGTCGCCAGGGACGAGGTGACCGCGCTGGCCCGGGAGACCGGCGAGCTGGCGAACCTCCTGGTCGAGGAGCACGGCAGGGGCATCTATCTCCACCGCGCGTACGGCGAGGACGCCGTCGGGACGGACTCGCACGTCGGACAGCGGGTCCACCTGCACGACAGCGCCCTCGGCAAGGCGATTCTGGCGCACCTCCCGCGGGAGCGCGTCCGCGGGATTCTCGACCGCCACGGGATGCCGGCGACCACCGAGAACACCGTCACCGACCGCGACGAACTGTTCGAGGAACTGGAGCGCGTCCGCGAGCGGGGGTTCGCCCTCGACGACGAGGGCCGCGTGAAGGGGCTCCGCTGCGTCGCGGTACCCATCGTCACCAACGACGGCGCTGTCGAGGGGGCTATCAGCGTCTCCGGTCCGACCAGCCGATTCGGAGACCAGCGGTTCCGCGAGGCCCTCCCCGCCAGACTCGAGAGCGTCGCCAACGTCATCGAACTCGACATCACCTACGCGTGA
- a CDS encoding glycerate kinase type-2 family protein, translating into MIPDVDSVADPDRRLALACVAAGIRAATPATVVDEQVSLEGSDLVVDGDRYDLDDYGDVIVVGGGNAAATAGSAVEGVLGDRIDRGAVVTDTPEETERIAVLPGDHPVPSERGVESTRRLLETAASAGPDDLVVALVTGGGSALMPAPAEGIDLGDLQATTEALLESGAAIGEINAVRKHCSALKGGRLAAAAAPATTVGLVFSDVVGNRLDVVASGPLTPDETTFDDALAVLDRYDVDVPDAVDARLRAGADGEYPETPGAGDPVFESVTQHVVADGHTAMDAAAEVAREAGHEPLVLSSRVRGEAGEAAKVLAGVAEECAATGTPVEPPAVLLSGGETTVTIRGDGVGGPNQEFVLSAALELSEPDVVVASVDTDGIDGNSEAAGGVATSATAEPVAEARAALADNDAGTFLERRDGAIVTGPTGTNVNDLRVFVVPEQ; encoded by the coding sequence GTGATTCCAGACGTCGACTCGGTCGCGGATCCGGACCGCCGGCTCGCACTGGCGTGCGTCGCCGCCGGGATCCGGGCCGCGACGCCCGCGACGGTGGTCGACGAGCAGGTGTCGCTCGAGGGCTCCGACCTGGTCGTCGACGGCGACCGGTACGACCTCGACGACTACGGGGACGTGATCGTCGTCGGCGGCGGCAACGCGGCGGCCACGGCGGGCAGCGCGGTCGAGGGCGTGCTGGGGGACCGTATCGACCGCGGCGCCGTCGTCACCGACACCCCCGAGGAGACCGAGCGGATCGCAGTCCTGCCGGGCGATCACCCCGTCCCGAGCGAACGCGGCGTCGAGAGCACGCGGCGGCTCCTGGAGACGGCGGCGTCGGCCGGGCCCGACGACCTCGTCGTCGCCCTCGTCACCGGCGGCGGCAGCGCGCTCATGCCCGCGCCCGCCGAGGGTATCGACCTCGGGGACCTCCAGGCGACGACCGAGGCCCTCCTCGAGAGCGGCGCCGCCATCGGAGAGATCAACGCCGTCCGCAAGCACTGCTCCGCCCTCAAGGGCGGCAGGCTGGCTGCCGCGGCCGCGCCCGCGACGACGGTCGGACTCGTGTTCAGCGACGTCGTCGGCAACCGCCTCGACGTCGTCGCGAGCGGGCCGCTGACGCCGGACGAGACGACGTTCGACGACGCGCTGGCCGTCCTCGACCGGTACGACGTCGACGTGCCCGACGCGGTCGACGCGCGGCTCCGGGCTGGCGCCGACGGGGAGTACCCGGAGACGCCCGGGGCCGGCGACCCCGTCTTCGAGAGCGTGACCCAGCACGTGGTCGCCGACGGCCACACCGCGATGGACGCGGCCGCCGAGGTAGCGCGCGAGGCCGGCCACGAGCCGCTCGTCCTGAGTTCCCGCGTCCGCGGCGAGGCCGGGGAGGCCGCGAAGGTCCTGGCCGGCGTCGCGGAGGAGTGCGCCGCCACCGGAACCCCGGTCGAACCGCCGGCCGTCCTGCTCTCGGGCGGCGAGACCACGGTCACGATCCGCGGCGACGGCGTCGGCGGGCCCAACCAGGAGTTCGTTCTCAGCGCGGCGCTCGAGCTGTCAGAGCCCGACGTCGTCGTCGCCAGCGTCGACACGGACGGCATCGACGGCAACTCGGAGGCCGCCGGCGGCGTCGCGACGAGCGCGACGGCCGAACCGGTCGCCGAGGCCAGGGCCGCCCTCGCGGACAACGACGCCGGGACCTTCCTCGAACGACGGGACGGCGCCATCGTCACCGGGCCGACCGGCACGAACGTCAACGACCTCCGCGTGTTCGTCGTCCCCGAGCAGTGA
- a CDS encoding DUF2243 domain-containing protein, translated as MSDRPADERDPPTAITRRALLAAGVVGFGFSGLIDVLVLHHVLQWHHLLSGIYPMDTLAGLQTNVFADGLFSIGMVVVTATGAGLLWQAERRTPVPLAVRPLAGAAVVGLGAFDVFDAVVDHALLGLHQPVGQGGRPLSFGGPYNPHWIAVSLLFVAAGYYVYRTGLRDRDSDVEGRP; from the coding sequence ATGAGCGACCGACCGGCCGACGAACGCGATCCCCCGACCGCGATCACCCGGCGGGCGCTCCTGGCGGCGGGCGTGGTCGGGTTCGGCTTCAGCGGGCTGATCGACGTGCTCGTCCTCCACCACGTGCTCCAGTGGCACCACCTCCTCTCCGGGATTTACCCGATGGACACGCTGGCCGGATTGCAGACCAACGTCTTCGCGGACGGGCTCTTCTCCATCGGGATGGTCGTCGTCACGGCGACGGGAGCGGGGCTCCTGTGGCAGGCAGAGCGCCGAACCCCCGTTCCGCTCGCCGTGCGACCCCTGGCCGGCGCGGCGGTCGTCGGCCTCGGCGCCTTCGACGTGTTCGACGCCGTCGTCGACCACGCCCTGCTCGGCCTCCACCAGCCCGTGGGACAGGGCGGACGGCCGCTCTCGTTCGGCGGGCCGTACAACCCGCACTGGATCGCCGTCAGCCTCCTGTTCGTCGCCGCGGGATACTACGTCTACAGGACTGGGCTGCGAGACCGGGACAGCGACGTGGAGGGCCGCCCGTGA
- a CDS encoding DUF7342 family protein, with amino-acid sequence MTTDESDSHGGLVDRQTTGEDRVRMVARQLSEQRTANWIASEAGWSHEPTRRVLERLVEDGVLHRDDSGTHTTYYPDYRRQAMQEAMRLRDSGHTVEELTDRLADMKVRIRDWEDEFDVESPNQLRGTIADRDLDADEEDRRRDVAREWDQLERRIQIVGFAIREWDFLAPATEPGEA; translated from the coding sequence ATGACTACGGACGAATCGGATTCCCACGGCGGGCTCGTCGACCGTCAGACCACGGGTGAAGATCGGGTGCGAATGGTCGCCCGCCAGCTGTCTGAGCAGCGGACGGCGAACTGGATCGCCTCCGAAGCGGGCTGGTCTCACGAGCCGACCAGACGGGTTCTGGAACGGCTCGTCGAGGACGGGGTTCTCCATCGGGACGACAGCGGCACCCACACGACGTACTATCCCGACTACCGCCGGCAGGCGATGCAGGAGGCGATGCGCCTCCGGGACAGCGGGCACACCGTCGAGGAACTCACCGACCGCCTCGCCGACATGAAGGTGCGGATCCGGGACTGGGAGGACGAGTTCGACGTCGAGTCACCGAACCAGCTTCGGGGGACGATCGCCGACAGGGACCTCGATGCCGACGAGGAAGACCGTCGCCGCGACGTCGCCCGGGAGTGGGACCAACTCGAGCGCCGGATCCAGATCGTCGGGTTCGCCATCCGCGAGTGGGACTTTCTGGCCCCAGCGACAGAGCCCGGCGAGGCCTGA
- a CDS encoding tyrosine-type recombinase/integrase, producing MTPDNTRRDRIDRPLRETFDRYLQDKGKGRGGDGGNYRRNAARELERFAEWAAGERGGDNWSGITPPDADRDPTFADLDERVFREYARHLAGDRGLKQNTVQTYYRYVSAWCGWCVNEGYLEAHYAQRASATAPLPEDDGRKPGDQQAWTPEQRHAITRYVDERAREAIEAFTTLPGDADPTERQRARYAALKAARDRALVFVLAYTAVRVGEVLRDPDDPRRRGVRWEEIDLDDGSMTVYRKKQQWDAASLPDPVIGPLRSYRKLMDPPTDRWPVFPTFDQRTLADLVRDELADRGRRPEEVEERRAAYVRDLLFALEEDVRPPSITTDGARSILRRLSEAADVAVDHPKHDYLAPHGGRRGMGEVLVRAFGYTVAARYLDNSEEMVRERYSHIEAGELGDVATEALDEIDTGIGTETD from the coding sequence ATGACCCCAGATAACACCAGACGAGACAGGATCGACCGGCCACTCCGGGAGACGTTCGACCGCTACCTCCAGGACAAGGGGAAGGGCCGCGGCGGCGACGGCGGCAACTACCGGCGGAACGCGGCCCGCGAACTCGAGCGCTTCGCCGAGTGGGCCGCCGGCGAGCGGGGCGGCGACAACTGGAGCGGGATCACACCGCCCGACGCCGACCGCGACCCGACGTTCGCGGACCTCGACGAGCGGGTCTTCCGCGAGTACGCCCGCCACCTCGCCGGCGACCGCGGACTGAAGCAGAACACCGTCCAGACGTACTACCGCTACGTCTCGGCGTGGTGCGGCTGGTGCGTCAACGAGGGGTACCTCGAGGCCCACTACGCCCAGCGGGCGAGCGCGACGGCGCCGCTGCCGGAGGACGACGGCCGCAAGCCCGGCGACCAGCAGGCCTGGACGCCCGAGCAGCGCCACGCCATCACGCGGTACGTCGACGAGCGGGCTCGCGAGGCCATCGAGGCGTTCACCACGCTCCCGGGCGACGCCGACCCGACGGAGCGCCAGCGGGCGCGGTACGCGGCCCTGAAGGCGGCGCGGGACCGGGCGCTCGTGTTCGTGCTCGCGTACACCGCCGTCCGCGTGGGCGAGGTGCTGCGCGACCCGGACGACCCGCGACGGCGCGGCGTCCGGTGGGAGGAGATCGACCTCGACGACGGGAGCATGACCGTCTACCGGAAGAAACAGCAGTGGGACGCCGCCAGCCTCCCGGACCCGGTGATCGGGCCGCTGCGGAGCTACCGGAAGCTGATGGACCCGCCGACCGACCGCTGGCCGGTGTTCCCCACGTTCGACCAGCGGACGCTGGCCGACCTCGTCCGGGACGAGCTGGCCGACCGCGGTCGCCGGCCGGAGGAGGTCGAGGAGCGCCGCGCGGCGTACGTCCGCGACCTGCTGTTCGCTCTGGAGGAGGACGTCCGACCGCCCTCGATCACGACCGACGGCGCGCGCTCGATCCTCCGGCGGCTCTCGGAGGCGGCCGACGTCGCCGTCGACCACCCGAAGCACGACTACCTCGCGCCCCACGGCGGCCGGCGCGGGATGGGCGAGGTGCTCGTGCGTGCGTTCGGCTACACGGTCGCGGCCCGCTACCTCGACAACTCCGAGGAGATGGTCCGCGAGCGCTACTCACACATCGAGGCCGGCGAGCTCGGCGACGTCGCCACCGAGGCGCTGGACGAGATCGATACCGGGATCGGAACAGAAACTGACTGA